One genomic segment of Thermococcus sp. includes these proteins:
- a CDS encoding GNAT family N-acetyltransferase, whose protein sequence is MMIRGKVVGSEIPRFKHRWFGILEVESSGDRLRLYMTGTVAQWFLTGDEVEIEILKEPRDRNGIKVLDFDDYRLWKFYGGDRIPVWPLWERELEAKRYSPLTGELLYTYRLRAREAKYESDFEAIAELEQYHYASQKEKVALWRCENGHVFEANTREACPVCGSEEVHILEIKGSTPASRFLIVELVEREEYEPRILSYVRIDPPIPLMHRRLPNGDVERNIREKVFPEDWFHPAFWPERIMKELYEELKKKYRKKVARSYLWEEAKWKALAETNTSGARIARVVVHPDYRSDGLGQLSVKSALEWVAERRIPEMRKRKHIVETIAQMARYNPFFEKVGFRFLWETASGRPVLFYPLTEEAKEYIERFLKEDPYAPEDGRLWRPSYGRVEPLDGPIVFKNVSKVFESELDIKGLPEEIQELLKAFGVRHRVIQRPVLRNLNFEIEPGELIAVVGASGAGKTTLLRLILGAANGWWEERFRPTGGEIAVPGNVKASVLIPGEFEPNFGSESILEHVYRKIRDINAAVEILNRAGLSDAVLYRAKFSELSTGQKERAKIASLLAEKPNLLLMDEFAAHLDTLTAMRVAKKVAEIIREAGITALIITHRPEVLRALDPDKVLFVGYGTARLQTKLEGREEGRE, encoded by the coding sequence ATGATGATACGCGGGAAGGTTGTCGGGAGCGAAATCCCGCGCTTCAAGCACCGCTGGTTTGGAATCCTTGAGGTCGAGAGCAGTGGGGATAGGCTCAGGCTCTACATGACAGGCACAGTGGCCCAGTGGTTCTTAACGGGTGATGAGGTGGAGATAGAGATACTGAAGGAGCCGAGGGATAGAAATGGAATCAAAGTGCTTGACTTCGATGACTACCGGCTCTGGAAGTTCTACGGGGGAGACAGAATTCCGGTCTGGCCCCTATGGGAAAGAGAGCTTGAGGCAAAGCGCTACTCACCGCTCACCGGAGAGCTTCTCTACACCTACAGACTCAGGGCGAGGGAGGCAAAGTACGAGAGCGATTTTGAGGCCATAGCCGAGCTTGAGCAGTACCACTACGCCAGCCAAAAGGAGAAGGTCGCCCTGTGGCGCTGTGAGAACGGACACGTCTTCGAGGCAAACACGAGGGAGGCCTGCCCCGTCTGTGGAAGCGAGGAAGTGCACATACTTGAGATAAAGGGCTCTACACCAGCTTCGAGGTTTCTCATAGTCGAACTTGTTGAACGGGAAGAGTACGAGCCCAGGATTCTGAGCTACGTCCGTATTGACCCCCCGATACCCCTCATGCACCGCAGACTGCCCAACGGCGACGTCGAGAGGAACATCCGCGAAAAGGTATTCCCGGAGGACTGGTTCCATCCGGCATTCTGGCCCGAGAGGATAATGAAGGAGCTCTACGAGGAGCTGAAGAAAAAGTACAGGAAAAAAGTGGCGCGGTCGTATCTCTGGGAAGAGGCCAAGTGGAAGGCTTTGGCCGAGACCAACACCTCCGGGGCGAGGATTGCACGGGTCGTCGTTCACCCCGACTACCGTTCCGACGGTCTCGGTCAGCTGAGCGTTAAATCCGCCCTTGAGTGGGTCGCCGAGCGCAGGATTCCAGAGATGAGGAAGAGAAAACACATCGTTGAGACCATAGCCCAGATGGCCCGCTACAATCCCTTCTTCGAGAAGGTCGGCTTCAGGTTCCTCTGGGAGACCGCGAGCGGGAGGCCGGTGCTTTTCTATCCCCTCACCGAAGAAGCCAAGGAGTACATAGAGCGCTTTTTGAAGGAAGACCCGTACGCGCCGGAGGATGGGAGACTGTGGCGCCCGAGCTACGGGAGGGTTGAGCCCCTGGACGGGCCGATAGTCTTCAAAAACGTCTCCAAGGTCTTCGAGAGCGAACTCGACATCAAGGGGTTGCCTGAGGAGATCCAGGAACTGCTGAAGGCCTTCGGCGTGAGACACCGCGTTATTCAGAGACCCGTTTTGAGGAACCTCAACTTTGAGATAGAGCCAGGGGAGCTGATAGCGGTCGTCGGTGCCAGCGGTGCGGGAAAGACAACGCTCCTGAGGCTGATCCTCGGAGCGGCCAACGGGTGGTGGGAAGAGAGGTTCAGGCCCACCGGAGGGGAGATAGCCGTCCCCGGGAACGTGAAAGCCTCGGTCTTGATACCCGGCGAGTTCGAGCCGAACTTCGGCTCCGAGAGTATACTGGAGCACGTCTACAGGAAGATTAGGGACATAAACGCCGCTGTGGAGATACTCAACAGGGCAGGCCTGAGCGATGCGGTGCTGTATCGGGCCAAGTTCTCTGAGCTGAGTACTGGACAGAAGGAGCGGGCAAAGATAGCGTCCCTTCTGGCCGAAAAGCCCAATCTCCTCCTGATGGACGAGTTCGCGGCACACCTTGATACACTCACGGCTATGAGGGTGGCCAAGAAAGTCGCCGAGATAATACGGGAAGCTGGCATAACGGCGCTCATAATCACACACAGGCCGGAGGTTCTAAGAGCGTTGGATCCTGACAAGGTGCTCTTCGTTGGCTACGGAACGGCCCGGCTTCAGACTAAACTGGAAGGCCGGGAAGAGGGCCGTGAATGA
- the mrtA gene encoding CPBP family archaeomyxosortase MrtA, translating into MEVRRNPWVLYIALLLFILLVRYSGGGIFRWAGYNLLFYFVAPMLLARLLGFKPSELGVQIGKKDGYKWALILFLLAIPLSFYGTTVPEMKNYYPIFEYSGWGDFFLKELAVGVIMFSHEAFYRGIVLFPLARKNEWLGILAQDVPYTLVHIGKPGIEVPYSFVAGIIFAKLDLKSESFLPSFLLHWFGSVLFDLLCVLL; encoded by the coding sequence ATGGAGGTCCGGAGAAATCCATGGGTTCTATACATTGCACTGCTGCTGTTCATCCTCCTCGTTCGCTACAGTGGTGGAGGTATCTTTCGGTGGGCAGGCTACAACTTGCTTTTCTACTTCGTCGCGCCCATGCTCCTCGCGAGACTGCTCGGATTCAAACCCTCCGAACTGGGTGTGCAGATCGGAAAGAAGGACGGGTACAAATGGGCGCTGATACTGTTTCTGCTGGCAATCCCCCTGAGTTTCTACGGCACGACGGTGCCGGAGATGAAGAACTACTACCCGATATTTGAGTACTCCGGCTGGGGCGATTTCTTCCTCAAGGAGCTGGCGGTCGGAGTGATAATGTTCTCCCACGAAGCATTTTACAGAGGGATTGTCCTCTTTCCGCTCGCTAGGAAGAACGAGTGGCTGGGCATACTCGCACAGGATGTCCCCTACACCCTCGTGCACATCGGCAAGCCGGGCATAGAGGTTCCATACTCGTTCGTAGCGGGGATAATCTTCGCCAAGCTCGACCTAAAGAGCGAGAGCTTTCTTCCAAGCTTCCTGCTCCACTGGTTCGGATCTGTTCTCTTCGACCTGCTCTGCGTCCTCCTCTGA
- a CDS encoding prolyl oligopeptidase family serine peptidase yields the protein MKDPYAWMENLKDERVLRLVEEENERFREFVGSLSDELFPEVWKYYSMPTLYGARLTEKGIVAMYKERDRQVIRWLGGDTVVDSKALEEELNDEVLLQGFTADGEGRFLAYSFSIGGADEGVTRIIDLETGKLIDEMEPSVWNVTFLGDGYYFSRFYRHGETPDGVKAPAVRLFWKDGSGERMVFGEGLGSGYFIGLNKSTDGRWAMVTVTFGWNRADIYTGPIDAPDLWRKVYSADVPAEPIDVIGGKLYVLTREGKGLGKVIAIEGENVTEVIPEGEFPLEWAVIVDGKILAGRLVHASYRLEVYSLEGEKLDEITFDLPGSAHLLDTDGKRALIRYESFTVPYRLYEFDGGLKLIEGRDVEGSFEVEEDFAVSRDGTRVHYFLVKGEDDGKKAWVFGYGGFNISLTPRFFPHVIPFIKRGGTFAMANLRGGSEYGEEWHRAGMRENKQNVFDDFIAVLGKLKAEGYRVAAWGRSNGGLLVSATLTQRPDVMDAALIGYPVIDMLSFHRLYIGSVWVPEYGNPDDPKDREFLLRYSPYHNVKPAKYPPTLIYTGLHDDRVHPAHALKFFKLLKEVGAPVYLRVETKSGHMGASPETRARELTDLLAFVIKTL from the coding sequence ATGAAAGACCCCTACGCGTGGATGGAAAACCTCAAGGATGAGCGGGTTCTCAGACTCGTTGAGGAGGAGAACGAACGCTTTAGGGAGTTCGTTGGGAGCCTAAGCGACGAACTGTTTCCGGAGGTCTGGAAATACTACTCGATGCCGACTCTCTATGGTGCGAGGCTCACAGAGAAGGGCATCGTAGCGATGTACAAGGAGAGGGACAGGCAGGTCATCAGGTGGCTGGGCGGTGACACCGTAGTCGATTCCAAGGCCCTTGAGGAAGAGCTCAACGACGAGGTTCTGCTCCAGGGCTTCACGGCCGACGGAGAGGGGAGATTCCTCGCATACAGCTTCTCGATAGGCGGCGCTGACGAGGGGGTAACCCGAATCATAGACCTTGAAACCGGAAAGCTCATCGATGAGATGGAGCCCTCTGTCTGGAACGTGACCTTCCTTGGGGACGGCTATTACTTCTCCCGCTTCTACCGGCACGGTGAAACGCCCGACGGAGTTAAAGCTCCGGCGGTGAGGCTCTTCTGGAAGGACGGCAGTGGAGAGAGGATGGTCTTCGGCGAGGGGCTCGGCTCCGGCTACTTCATCGGGCTGAACAAGAGCACCGATGGAAGGTGGGCGATGGTAACGGTCACCTTCGGCTGGAACAGGGCGGACATTTACACCGGGCCGATAGACGCCCCGGACCTGTGGAGGAAGGTCTATTCGGCGGACGTGCCTGCCGAACCCATCGACGTAATCGGCGGGAAGCTCTACGTCCTCACGAGGGAGGGAAAGGGCCTCGGAAAGGTCATAGCCATCGAGGGGGAGAACGTCACCGAGGTTATCCCAGAGGGCGAATTCCCGCTGGAGTGGGCGGTCATCGTGGACGGAAAAATCCTCGCCGGCAGGCTCGTCCACGCGAGCTACCGCCTTGAGGTCTACTCCCTGGAGGGTGAAAAGCTGGATGAGATAACGTTCGACCTTCCGGGAAGCGCCCATCTCCTCGATACCGATGGGAAGAGGGCGCTCATAAGGTATGAGAGCTTCACGGTTCCGTACAGGCTCTACGAATTCGATGGGGGGCTTAAGCTCATAGAGGGGCGGGATGTTGAAGGGAGCTTCGAGGTAGAGGAGGACTTCGCAGTCTCCAGAGACGGGACGAGGGTTCACTACTTCCTCGTGAAGGGTGAAGATGACGGGAAGAAGGCGTGGGTCTTCGGCTACGGCGGCTTCAACATCTCACTGACGCCAAGGTTCTTTCCACATGTGATACCCTTCATAAAGCGCGGCGGAACGTTCGCCATGGCCAATCTCCGCGGCGGCTCCGAGTACGGCGAGGAGTGGCACCGCGCAGGGATGAGGGAGAACAAGCAGAACGTCTTCGACGACTTCATAGCGGTTCTCGGCAAACTGAAGGCCGAGGGCTATCGGGTTGCCGCGTGGGGAAGGAGCAACGGCGGGCTTTTGGTATCGGCAACGCTCACCCAGAGGCCTGACGTCATGGACGCTGCGCTGATAGGCTACCCCGTTATAGACATGCTCAGCTTCCACAGGCTCTACATCGGCAGCGTGTGGGTTCCAGAATACGGAAACCCCGACGACCCAAAGGACAGGGAGTTCCTGCTGAGGTACAGTCCCTACCATAACGTGAAGCCGGCCAAGTATCCGCCTACCCTGATCTACACCGGCCTCCACGACGACCGCGTTCATCCTGCCCACGCGCTCAAGTTCTTCAAACTGCTGAAGGAAGTCGGTGCTCCGGTCTATCTCCGCGTCGAAACAAAAAGCGGCCACATGGGCGCCTCACCGGAAACGAGGGCGAGGGAACTGACCGACCTTCTAGCCTTTGTCATCAAAACCCTCTGA
- the thiD gene encoding bifunctional hydroxymethylpyrimidine kinase/phosphomethylpyrimidine kinase has product MRTALTIAGSDSGGGAGIEADLKTFASFGVHGLVAVTSVTAQNTVEVRAIHDIPPEVVVSQIEAVADDIGVDAAKTGMLSNAGIIKAVAKTVKRYGFPLVVDPVMVAKSGAPLLREDAVNALVSRIIPLASVVTPNVPEAERLTGIEIKTLEDAKRAAKLIVEELGAGAAVVKGGHLGLGEAVDVLYHDGRFREYRAEFVKGCTHGTGCSFSAAIAANLARGKPLEEAVGEAKRFITMGIRYGVRLGHGHCPVNQNAWRDVPALKWKVYKELDSVRSALKGSEDAVLICALPLPYGADRENIAVLRDGKITFGAPEDIAGVLLRKMRERLELRCLLILDGEYVFGTSPVEVVRKAGL; this is encoded by the coding sequence ATGAGGACGGCCCTTACGATAGCCGGAAGCGACAGTGGGGGAGGTGCCGGGATAGAGGCCGACCTCAAGACCTTTGCCTCCTTCGGCGTCCATGGGCTCGTGGCGGTAACCTCGGTAACCGCTCAGAACACCGTTGAGGTGCGGGCGATTCACGATATCCCGCCCGAGGTGGTGGTGAGCCAGATAGAGGCCGTCGCGGACGACATCGGGGTCGATGCTGCGAAAACAGGGATGCTGAGCAACGCGGGGATAATAAAGGCCGTGGCAAAGACCGTCAAAAGGTACGGCTTTCCGCTCGTCGTTGACCCGGTGATGGTAGCTAAAAGCGGCGCGCCCCTGCTCAGGGAAGATGCAGTCAATGCCCTTGTGAGCCGGATAATTCCCCTCGCCTCCGTCGTCACCCCCAACGTTCCAGAGGCGGAGCGTCTGACAGGAATAGAGATAAAAACACTCGAAGATGCAAAAAGGGCGGCCAAGCTTATAGTGGAGGAGCTCGGCGCTGGAGCGGCGGTGGTTAAGGGGGGTCACCTGGGGCTCGGTGAGGCCGTTGACGTGCTGTATCACGACGGCAGGTTCAGGGAGTACAGGGCAGAGTTCGTTAAGGGCTGCACCCACGGAACTGGCTGCTCCTTCTCGGCGGCAATCGCGGCAAACCTTGCCAGGGGAAAACCACTGGAAGAGGCCGTTGGGGAAGCGAAGAGGTTCATTACGATGGGCATCAGGTACGGGGTGCGTCTGGGCCATGGACACTGCCCGGTAAACCAGAACGCGTGGAGGGACGTCCCCGCTCTGAAATGGAAGGTTTACAAGGAGCTGGACTCGGTGAGGAGTGCACTTAAGGGCTCTGAGGACGCGGTTCTTATCTGCGCACTCCCCCTGCCCTACGGTGCCGACAGGGAGAACATTGCTGTTCTAAGAGACGGAAAAATAACCTTCGGCGCTCCAGAGGACATCGCAGGCGTTCTTCTCCGGAAAATGCGGGAACGGCTGGAGCTCAGGTGTCTGCTGATTCTCGATGGGGAATACGTGTTCGGAACCTCCCCTGTGGAGGTGGTGAGAAAGGCGGGCCTGTGA
- a CDS encoding ATPase domain-containing protein, producing MYSKRISTGIPGLDVMLRGGLIPGRTYLVKGAPGTGKTTLAMHFAMAGIANGENVLYVTLEEPAENLKPDMAKLGFNVNDVRFTLIDATPTSERYVLVEDFFESFAGSMEKMTAAIKEQLRERHYTRVILDPITMLKLTSSEEMEYRKAFLSFVKSMARMKATVLMTSELQRTDIEEYLVSGVIELRMFDIQGTLYRGLKILKFRGSGFDSSMRPYEITDRGIVVHHDRVISLP from the coding sequence ATGTACAGCAAGAGGATATCAACGGGTATTCCAGGACTCGATGTCATGCTCAGGGGCGGATTGATACCCGGAAGAACGTACCTGGTAAAAGGTGCTCCGGGCACCGGTAAAACTACCCTCGCCATGCACTTTGCAATGGCGGGAATCGCCAACGGTGAGAACGTCCTGTACGTAACGCTTGAAGAGCCGGCCGAGAACCTCAAGCCAGACATGGCAAAGCTGGGGTTCAACGTAAACGACGTCCGCTTTACACTCATAGACGCCACCCCCACCTCGGAGAGATACGTCCTGGTCGAGGATTTCTTCGAGTCCTTCGCGGGGAGCATGGAGAAAATGACCGCCGCAATAAAGGAGCAGCTGAGGGAGAGGCACTACACCAGGGTCATCCTGGATCCAATAACCATGCTCAAGCTGACGTCCTCGGAGGAGATGGAATACAGAAAGGCCTTTCTGAGCTTTGTGAAGAGCATGGCCAGGATGAAGGCAACCGTCCTGATGACCTCCGAACTTCAGAGGACGGACATCGAAGAGTACCTCGTGAGCGGTGTCATAGAGCTGAGGATGTTTGATATTCAAGGGACGCTCTACCGCGGACTGAAAATACTGAAGTTCAGGGGGAGCGGCTTTGACTCCAGCATGCGCCCCTACGAGATAACCGACAGGGGGATAGTCGTCCACCACGACCGCGTCATCTCACTACCCTGA
- the thiM gene encoding hydroxyethylthiazole kinase, giving the protein MEWIAESLDRMRRKRPLVQNITNFVVMNTTANALLAVGASPVMAHAREELEEMLGIADALVVNIGTLDEHWVASMMEAVRTAKRLKKPVVLDPVGAGATRLRTETALKLLEEGEIAVLRGNFGEIAALLGEHGKTRGVDSAAYSPDEARELAVEASREFGTVVAVTGPVDYVSDGEKIYAVENGHEMLGRVTGTGCMVTAITGAFAAVEEPLKAAVSALVVFGIAAEKAYAEAPYPGTFHVKLYDWLYRVDGELVKKLARVRQVGP; this is encoded by the coding sequence ATGGAGTGGATAGCCGAAAGTCTGGATAGGATGCGCAGAAAACGCCCGCTGGTGCAGAACATAACCAACTTCGTCGTGATGAACACCACCGCGAACGCGCTCCTTGCCGTCGGGGCTTCACCTGTAATGGCCCACGCCAGGGAAGAGCTTGAGGAGATGCTCGGAATAGCGGATGCGCTGGTGGTCAACATAGGCACGCTTGACGAGCACTGGGTCGCCTCGATGATGGAAGCGGTCAGGACTGCAAAGAGGCTGAAAAAGCCCGTCGTTCTCGATCCCGTTGGAGCCGGTGCGACGAGGCTCAGAACTGAGACTGCGTTGAAGCTTCTTGAGGAAGGAGAGATAGCGGTTCTGAGGGGCAACTTCGGGGAGATAGCCGCACTCCTCGGAGAGCATGGGAAGACCAGGGGCGTTGACAGCGCGGCATACAGTCCAGACGAGGCGCGGGAACTTGCCGTCGAGGCCTCAAGGGAATTCGGCACGGTGGTTGCGGTGACCGGGCCGGTGGACTACGTGAGCGATGGGGAAAAAATCTACGCCGTCGAAAACGGGCATGAGATGCTCGGTAGGGTCACTGGGACGGGGTGCATGGTGACGGCCATCACCGGAGCCTTTGCGGCGGTTGAGGAGCCCCTCAAGGCCGCCGTATCTGCCCTCGTGGTCTTCGGGATTGCCGCCGAGAAGGCTTATGCTGAAGCCCCTTACCCCGGAACCTTCCACGTGAAGCTCTACGACTGGCTCTACCGGGTCGATGGAGAACTTGTGAAAAAGCTGGCCAGGGTGAGGCAAGTTGGGCCTTAA
- the cytX gene encoding putative hydroxymethylpyrimidine transporter CytX — MEEGYEITPVAKEGRRFSLLMLFAVWFGAGISIAEFWAGALLTPALSLWAAVGVIIVGHIIGNAVMGLIAVEGYETGLPTMVLSRGALGIKGSVLPSVLNYLQLIGWTAVMLIVGANAMNALSGTFGFESYPLWIIILGALVTLWTYVGPRRWEALEKVSALLLLVLSLWLTYVTVKRFPIGELLSRPGTGDIGVMLALDLVIAMPLSWAPLVADYSRFARAKEGAFWGTYLGYFIASSLFYFVGALTNVAVGESDPIGIILAYGLGIPAMLIIMLSTLTTTFLDVYSAAITYKNISPGADAKKQVLLVGTLGTLLALVFPVDRYEGFLILIGGAFVSLTAIMLTDYFVVRKGYDPEELLDESGPLAGYRWKALAVWGLGFAFYIGLAVEGLLGVHVPLLSGIGSALGSSIPTFLLVSLLYYLVERR, encoded by the coding sequence ATGGAGGAAGGGTATGAAATCACTCCAGTCGCGAAGGAAGGGCGGAGGTTCTCGCTCCTGATGCTGTTCGCGGTGTGGTTCGGCGCCGGGATAAGCATCGCCGAGTTCTGGGCTGGGGCACTGCTGACGCCGGCCCTTTCCCTGTGGGCGGCCGTGGGTGTGATAATCGTCGGGCATATAATCGGCAACGCGGTGATGGGCCTTATAGCGGTGGAAGGCTACGAGACGGGCCTTCCAACTATGGTGCTGTCGAGGGGAGCCCTCGGGATAAAGGGCTCAGTCCTGCCCTCGGTGCTCAACTACCTCCAGCTCATAGGCTGGACCGCGGTCATGCTCATCGTCGGTGCGAACGCCATGAACGCCCTCTCGGGAACTTTTGGCTTCGAGAGCTATCCCCTGTGGATAATCATCCTCGGGGCCCTCGTGACCCTGTGGACTTACGTTGGGCCCCGCAGGTGGGAAGCGCTAGAGAAAGTCTCGGCGCTTCTGCTCCTCGTCCTGAGCCTGTGGCTGACATACGTGACGGTGAAGAGGTTCCCCATTGGAGAACTCCTGAGCAGGCCGGGAACCGGAGATATTGGAGTCATGCTTGCGCTCGACCTCGTCATAGCGATGCCCCTTTCGTGGGCTCCCCTCGTGGCGGACTACTCAAGGTTCGCCAGGGCTAAAGAAGGGGCCTTCTGGGGCACGTACCTCGGCTACTTCATAGCATCGAGCCTCTTCTACTTCGTCGGTGCCCTCACCAACGTTGCCGTTGGGGAGAGCGACCCCATAGGGATAATCCTCGCCTACGGCCTTGGAATCCCCGCGATGCTGATAATAATGCTCTCAACGCTGACCACCACGTTCCTGGACGTTTACTCGGCGGCAATAACCTACAAGAACATCTCGCCCGGGGCGGATGCCAAGAAACAGGTACTTCTGGTTGGCACATTGGGAACGCTCCTCGCCCTTGTCTTTCCTGTTGACAGATATGAGGGCTTCCTCATCCTCATCGGAGGGGCCTTCGTCTCCCTCACGGCCATAATGCTGACGGACTACTTCGTGGTGAGGAAGGGCTACGACCCAGAGGAGCTTCTTGACGAAAGCGGTCCCCTGGCGGGCTACAGATGGAAGGCCCTCGCCGTCTGGGGGTTGGGCTTTGCCTTCTACATTGGACTCGCCGTTGAGGGACTGCTTGGAGTTCACGTGCCCCTCTTGAGCGGAATCGGCTCTGCACTCGGGTCAAGCATTCCTACCTTCCTTCTCGTCTCCCTGCTGTACTACCTGGTGGAAAGGAGGTGA
- a CDS encoding heparan-alpha-glucosaminide N-acetyltransferase — protein sequence MFGFEIYTGRRYWEIDLLRGVGITMMVISNFVTDLQLFLNYSSHRTFWLGFAITTASIFVFASGLSMWISYSRTLGKKPNPYWKYLRRFFKLFGLGLLITATTYFLGMTIHFGILHFLGLATLLGVLFYRFGRLNALWAVFFILGHLVLRNFHDGLWLLPVGVLPENYFAPDYFPVFPWFGVFLLGMAAGSVFYPDGRRKREIGLPSSPLIHFVAFAGRHTLLIYLVHQPILVGLLRLIHGPLPGLPV from the coding sequence ATGTTCGGCTTTGAGATATACACCGGGCGCCGCTACTGGGAAATCGACCTACTGCGGGGCGTCGGAATAACGATGATGGTGATCTCGAACTTTGTAACCGACCTTCAGCTGTTTCTTAATTACTCCTCCCACAGGACTTTCTGGCTGGGGTTCGCCATCACCACCGCCTCGATATTCGTCTTCGCCTCCGGCCTCTCGATGTGGATAAGCTACTCCCGCACGCTGGGGAAAAAGCCCAACCCCTACTGGAAGTACCTCAGGCGATTTTTCAAGCTCTTTGGCCTTGGGCTGTTGATTACGGCCACCACCTATTTCCTGGGCATGACGATCCATTTCGGAATCCTCCATTTCCTTGGACTTGCGACGCTCCTCGGGGTGCTTTTTTACAGGTTCGGGCGTCTTAACGCGCTCTGGGCTGTGTTTTTCATTCTGGGGCATCTGGTTCTCCGAAACTTCCACGATGGGCTCTGGCTTCTGCCGGTGGGAGTCCTACCCGAGAACTACTTCGCCCCGGATTACTTCCCCGTATTCCCCTGGTTCGGGGTCTTCCTTCTCGGGATGGCTGCAGGAAGCGTTTTCTATCCGGACGGGAGGAGGAAAAGGGAGATTGGCCTCCCATCGAGTCCGCTAATTCATTTCGTCGCCTTCGCCGGGAGGCACACACTCCTGATATACCTGGTTCACCAGCCGATCCTCGTGGGCCTGCTGAGGCTCATTCACGGCCCTCTTCCCGGCCTTCCAGTTTAG
- the thiE gene encoding thiamine phosphate synthase, with amino-acid sequence MGLKEKLRLYVITDRRFRDELSTVQDALEGGATAIQMRIKNAPTREMVEIGKGLRKLTDEYGALFFVDDRVDVALAVSADGVQVGPDDMPVPLVKEMAPNLLIGASVYSLEEAVKAEREGADYLGAGAVFPTRTKADACYLGLDGLKTILETVKIPVVAIGGINHENVREVLRLGVDGIAVISAIVGAPDVKRAAREMRKIIDEYLG; translated from the coding sequence TTGGGCCTTAAGGAAAAGCTGAGGCTCTACGTCATAACCGACAGACGGTTCCGGGATGAATTATCAACGGTGCAGGATGCTCTGGAAGGTGGGGCAACGGCGATACAGATGCGCATAAAGAACGCCCCAACCAGAGAAATGGTCGAGATTGGAAAAGGACTGAGGAAGCTCACCGACGAGTACGGCGCCCTCTTCTTCGTGGACGACAGAGTGGACGTTGCCCTCGCCGTCAGTGCAGACGGTGTCCAGGTGGGGCCGGACGATATGCCCGTTCCGCTGGTGAAGGAGATGGCTCCAAACCTGCTGATCGGGGCATCCGTATACAGCCTTGAGGAAGCTGTGAAGGCCGAGAGGGAGGGGGCAGACTACCTTGGTGCCGGGGCCGTGTTCCCAACTAGGACAAAGGCAGACGCATGCTATCTCGGTCTCGATGGCCTTAAGACGATCCTGGAGACTGTAAAAATCCCCGTGGTGGCGATAGGGGGAATAAACCACGAAAACGTCCGGGAGGTTTTGAGACTCGGGGTTGATGGGATAGCCGTCATCTCGGCCATAGTAGGGGCCCCCGACGTTAAGCGCGCGGCCCGTGAGATGAGGAAGATAATAGACGAGTACCTGGGGTGA